The Aminiphilus circumscriptus DSM 16581 genome contains a region encoding:
- a CDS encoding ABC transporter permease, whose product MFTYFLRRLLYTIPVLWGVVTVVFILMAVVPGDPARIMMGQRGDPATLARIRADLGLDLPLHRQYTKFLGELLRGDLGTSYRSNEKVSIALSVRFGATLRLAFWAMVVASVLGVTAGIVSAVKQYSVFDYSAMFLAISGVSAPVFWVGLLLLLAFAYNLHWIPGVGYGDGQAIYLILPVLTLGVRPAALIARLTRSCMLEVLNQDYIRTARAKGLSEKIVVIKHALKNALIPVVTIIGTQVAELLSGAVLTETIFAWPGIGRLAVEALVARDFPMIRGTVIFMALIFLVTNLVVDLSYGFIDPRVRFE is encoded by the coding sequence GTGTTCACCTATTTTCTTCGGAGACTCCTGTACACGATTCCCGTCCTCTGGGGTGTCGTCACAGTGGTGTTCATTCTCATGGCCGTCGTTCCAGGAGATCCTGCGCGCATCATGATGGGGCAGCGCGGCGATCCCGCGACGCTGGCGCGGATACGCGCCGATCTTGGGCTTGATCTTCCTCTGCATCGGCAATACACGAAGTTCCTCGGTGAGCTGCTCCGAGGCGATCTCGGAACTTCCTACCGGAGCAACGAAAAGGTCTCCATCGCTCTTTCCGTGCGTTTCGGTGCTACCTTGCGTCTTGCCTTCTGGGCCATGGTAGTGGCCTCCGTACTCGGTGTCACTGCAGGGATCGTCTCGGCGGTGAAGCAGTATTCCGTGTTCGACTATTCCGCCATGTTCCTCGCCATCTCGGGAGTCAGCGCTCCCGTCTTCTGGGTCGGGCTTCTTCTTCTGCTTGCCTTTGCCTACAATCTGCACTGGATTCCCGGAGTCGGCTACGGCGACGGTCAGGCGATCTATCTGATCCTTCCCGTGCTGACCCTCGGTGTCCGTCCGGCGGCGCTCATTGCCCGGCTTACGCGCTCCTGCATGCTCGAGGTGTTGAACCAGGACTACATCCGTACCGCCCGCGCAAAGGGGCTCTCCGAGAAGATCGTGGTGATCAAACATGCCCTGAAGAACGCCCTGATCCCCGTGGTGACCATCATCGGAACCCAAGTGGCGGAGCTTCTCTCCGGAGCGGTGCTCACGGAGACGATCTTCGCCTGGCCCGGCATAGGCCGGCTTGCGGTGGAAGCCCTTGTGGCCAGGGATTTTCCCATGATCCGAGGAACTGTCATCTTCATGGCGCTTATTTTCCTGGTGACCAATCTCGTGGTGGACCTCTCCTATGGCTTCATCGATCCGAGAGTTCGGTTCGAGTAG
- a CDS encoding ABC transporter permease, with the protein MTERTTPAASGGSLWFEAWLRFRRNRLAMIGLVMVITVILVAVLATWISPYDPLKQLIWTEGKAVRLAPPSAKHWFGTDLYGRDILSRIIFGARISLQIGIFATLVSLVIGIPLGALAGYVGKWVDDLISWLINVVFAFPFLLFVLAVVAVFKDPSLVVVYIAIGMVNWVSIARVVRAQFISLREREFVEAARALGMPSWRIIFVHILPNALAPVIVQATLGMGSIIMIEAGLAFLGFGAQPPTPSWGLMISEGQKYLGQGQWWWAIFPGLAIMYTVLAFNFLGDGLRDALDVRLKR; encoded by the coding sequence ATGACGGAAAGAACGACACCTGCTGCATCCGGCGGAAGTCTCTGGTTCGAGGCATGGCTCAGATTCCGGAGAAACCGGCTTGCCATGATCGGGCTCGTCATGGTGATCACGGTGATTCTCGTGGCGGTTCTGGCGACGTGGATCTCTCCCTACGACCCGCTCAAGCAGCTCATCTGGACCGAGGGTAAGGCCGTCCGCCTCGCTCCCCCCTCGGCGAAGCACTGGTTCGGCACGGATCTGTACGGCCGGGACATTCTGAGCCGGATCATCTTTGGAGCGCGCATTTCCCTGCAGATCGGCATCTTCGCGACCCTCGTCTCTCTGGTCATCGGCATTCCTCTCGGGGCACTCGCGGGATATGTGGGGAAATGGGTGGACGATCTCATCTCCTGGCTCATCAACGTGGTCTTTGCCTTTCCCTTTCTCCTCTTCGTTCTCGCGGTGGTTGCGGTGTTTAAAGATCCGAGTCTCGTGGTGGTCTACATCGCCATCGGCATGGTGAATTGGGTTTCCATCGCGAGGGTGGTTCGGGCTCAGTTCATCTCCCTGCGGGAGCGGGAGTTCGTAGAGGCCGCTCGCGCTCTCGGCATGCCCTCGTGGCGGATTATCTTCGTGCATATTCTTCCCAATGCTCTGGCTCCCGTGATCGTTCAGGCGACGCTGGGAATGGGGAGCATCATCATGATCGAGGCGGGGCTGGCTTTTCTCGGCTTCGGTGCGCAACCTCCCACGCCGAGCTGGGGACTGATGATTTCCGAGGGGCAGAAGTATCTCGGCCAGGGGCAATGGTGGTGGGCGATTTTCCCTGGGCTCGCCATCATGTACACGGTGCTGGCCTTCAATTTCCTCGGAGACGGCCTTCGCGATGCGCTCGACGTGCGCCTGAAGCGGTAG
- a CDS encoding IS1634 family transposase, giving the protein MYIRVKSSKLSPRKSVQIVKSVRTGKRVSQVILQHVGIAHDEKQLSELRELGRKLILEMEEREQPSLPGFSLLENEEAWERPVGDGERVSLRGMKNLEQVTEGPGEVVESLFSSLGFEAIFGVSSRGKGNTEVLKKCLACALANPSSKRGMSRWLEDEGGTDMSLNRIYRMMDALAKKTDRVREIVARETASLFETKASLLLFDVTTLYFESFEADALRVSGYSKDNRIQETQVVLALAVTPEGFPLWYDLFPGNTFEGHTLVPVLRRCMETFSPRQAVVVADRAMFTEENLHEVEKAGCSFVVGAKLRGLSRTMREKILDAGNYSPLPGGSPVFPEGERETCSPSRWYSVPLENGRNLLVTWSEQRARKDASDRERLLARLRKKLQGKKALPGKSLVTNRGTNKYLSLENANGQDRYILDEEKILRDSRWDGLHGVITDLPVESAAEAQDILAHYGSLWRIEESFRVNKHDLSIRPVYHWVPRRIEAHIALTYLAFALLRHLQHRVAVRQNAVMSARAIRTALLDVQSTLMKDEETGKLYRFPKAMSESARKIYRSLGLVRGLGNTEILSVRKYRNRKGIRSAGTDGDGTAGEETGRN; this is encoded by the coding sequence ATGTATATCCGGGTGAAATCCTCAAAGCTCAGTCCGCGAAAATCAGTCCAGATCGTCAAATCCGTTCGCACCGGGAAACGGGTCTCCCAGGTCATTCTCCAGCACGTGGGAATAGCCCACGACGAGAAGCAGCTCTCCGAGCTCCGGGAACTGGGGCGGAAGCTCATTCTGGAGATGGAGGAGAGAGAGCAGCCCTCTCTTCCGGGGTTCTCCCTCCTCGAGAACGAAGAGGCGTGGGAGCGGCCGGTCGGGGACGGGGAGCGGGTCAGCCTCCGGGGGATGAAGAACCTGGAACAGGTGACGGAAGGGCCTGGGGAAGTCGTGGAGAGCCTGTTCTCCTCCCTGGGCTTCGAGGCGATCTTCGGGGTATCCAGCCGTGGGAAGGGGAACACGGAAGTCCTGAAGAAATGCCTCGCCTGCGCCCTCGCCAATCCTTCGAGCAAGCGGGGGATGTCCCGTTGGCTGGAGGACGAGGGCGGGACGGACATGTCGCTGAACAGGATCTACCGAATGATGGACGCCCTGGCGAAGAAGACGGACCGGGTGAGGGAGATCGTGGCGCGGGAGACCGCGTCCCTCTTCGAGACGAAGGCGTCGCTGCTGCTCTTCGATGTGACCACCCTCTATTTCGAAAGCTTTGAGGCGGATGCCCTGAGGGTGTCGGGGTACAGCAAGGACAACAGGATACAGGAGACCCAGGTGGTGCTCGCCCTGGCGGTGACGCCGGAAGGATTTCCCCTCTGGTACGACCTTTTCCCGGGAAACACCTTTGAAGGGCATACTCTTGTGCCTGTGCTCAGGAGATGCATGGAGACCTTCTCCCCCCGGCAGGCGGTGGTGGTGGCGGACCGGGCCATGTTCACGGAAGAGAACCTGCACGAAGTGGAGAAGGCGGGATGCTCCTTCGTCGTGGGAGCGAAACTCCGGGGTCTCAGCCGGACCATGAGGGAGAAAATCCTGGACGCCGGGAACTACTCCCCCCTGCCCGGAGGTTCGCCTGTCTTCCCGGAGGGTGAGAGAGAAACGTGCAGCCCTTCCCGTTGGTACTCCGTCCCCCTCGAAAACGGGAGAAATTTGCTCGTCACCTGGAGTGAACAACGAGCCCGGAAGGACGCCTCCGACCGGGAACGGCTTCTGGCCCGACTGCGGAAAAAACTGCAGGGGAAGAAGGCTCTTCCGGGAAAAAGCCTTGTCACCAACCGGGGGACGAACAAATACCTCTCCCTTGAAAATGCAAACGGACAGGACCGCTACATCCTGGACGAAGAGAAGATCCTCCGGGACAGCCGGTGGGACGGCCTTCACGGAGTCATCACCGACCTGCCCGTGGAAAGTGCCGCGGAAGCGCAGGACATCCTCGCCCATTACGGGAGCCTGTGGCGCATCGAAGAATCCTTCCGGGTGAACAAGCACGACCTCTCCATCCGCCCTGTCTATCACTGGGTACCCCGCAGGATCGAGGCCCACATAGCCCTCACCTACCTCGCCTTCGCCCTCCTCCGGCATCTCCAGCACCGAGTGGCGGTCCGGCAGAACGCGGTGATGAGCGCCCGGGCCATCCGGACCGCCCTGCTGGATGTCCAGTCCACCCTCATGAAGGACGAAGAGACGGGGAAACTCTACCGGTTCCCGAAGGCCATGAGCGAGAGCGCCCGGAAGATCTACCGTTCCCTGGGCCTCGTCCGGGGACTGGGGAACACGGAGATCCTGTCGGTGAGGAAATACAGGAACCGGAAAGGGATCCGGAGCGCCGGGACGGACGGAGACGGAACAGCGGGGGAAGAGACGGGCAGGAACTGA
- a CDS encoding ABC transporter substrate-binding protein, producing MKREMKVFLLFLLTFGVLCMAGAAFAEDPVYGGILRWREINDPPKLDPAQATDTVSSRAIYLMFDSLVENDSDGKGVLPALAESWEGSEGGTVWTFKLRKGVRFHKECLGEPTANGGREVTAQDWKYTFERMVRDNSPRAYFIEMIEGYQDFVSRDETGATEWSGIKVLDEYTLQFKLTYSFAPFVSVLAYNSFMVIPREDAEKWGKEFNFHPVGTGPFMLERWDHDQKVVLKKNPDYWRKDDKGNPLPYLDGVELVIIPDNTIAYEEFKKGNLDAFQDFPDEFYVEAKATYGPLFQERPWVGTYYYGFNNSKEPFKGNRALRQAVNYAVDRERISDLVIEGRYPPGKGVLPPGMPGFNPDLKGYSYDPDKAKALLKEAGYPDGFECELQVNNNPRHKAVAEAIQAQLMELGIKLNIKVVDWGVHLDMCERAETQMFRMGWVVDYLDPDNFLYVLLHSSNHGSKGNYSFYSNPEVDALLAEARVETNWDKRIELYRKAEQLIVEDAPWVFLFHYSTSLLGQEWVKNMHLPAMGDYSTPLYNVWVTKK from the coding sequence ATGAAGAGAGAAATGAAAGTCTTCCTGTTGTTCCTCTTGACGTTCGGCGTCCTTTGTATGGCGGGAGCCGCCTTTGCGGAAGATCCTGTGTACGGCGGTATCCTTCGCTGGCGTGAGATCAACGACCCTCCGAAGCTCGACCCAGCCCAAGCCACGGATACGGTTTCCAGCCGGGCCATCTACCTCATGTTCGACAGCCTTGTGGAAAACGACAGCGATGGCAAAGGGGTGCTCCCTGCGCTGGCCGAGAGCTGGGAGGGAAGCGAAGGCGGCACGGTGTGGACCTTCAAGCTCCGGAAGGGTGTCCGGTTTCACAAGGAATGTCTGGGAGAACCCACGGCGAACGGCGGGCGGGAAGTTACTGCACAGGACTGGAAGTACACCTTCGAGCGAATGGTGCGGGACAATTCTCCCCGGGCGTATTTCATAGAAATGATCGAGGGCTATCAGGACTTCGTCAGCCGTGATGAAACAGGTGCGACGGAGTGGAGCGGCATCAAGGTCCTGGATGAGTACACCCTGCAGTTCAAGCTGACCTATTCCTTCGCGCCCTTTGTCAGTGTCCTCGCCTACAATTCCTTCATGGTCATTCCCAGGGAAGACGCGGAAAAATGGGGCAAGGAGTTCAACTTCCATCCCGTGGGAACGGGACCGTTCATGCTCGAACGATGGGATCATGACCAGAAAGTGGTTCTCAAGAAAAATCCTGACTACTGGCGGAAGGATGACAAGGGGAACCCACTGCCCTATCTCGACGGCGTGGAACTCGTGATCATTCCTGACAACACCATCGCCTACGAGGAATTCAAGAAGGGCAATCTCGACGCGTTCCAGGATTTCCCCGATGAGTTCTATGTGGAGGCGAAGGCGACCTACGGGCCGCTCTTCCAGGAACGTCCCTGGGTGGGAACGTATTACTACGGATTCAACAATAGCAAGGAACCTTTCAAGGGCAACAGAGCGCTTCGCCAGGCCGTCAACTATGCGGTGGACCGGGAGCGCATCAGCGATCTCGTCATCGAAGGGCGGTATCCTCCCGGTAAAGGGGTATTACCCCCTGGGATGCCCGGTTTCAATCCAGACCTGAAGGGGTACAGCTATGATCCGGACAAGGCCAAGGCGCTCCTGAAAGAGGCGGGATATCCCGATGGCTTCGAATGCGAACTGCAGGTGAACAACAACCCCCGGCACAAGGCGGTGGCAGAGGCGATCCAGGCTCAGTTGATGGAACTGGGCATCAAACTGAACATCAAGGTCGTCGATTGGGGTGTGCACCTCGACATGTGCGAGCGTGCGGAGACACAAATGTTCCGCATGGGATGGGTTGTGGACTATCTCGATCCGGACAATTTCCTTTACGTGCTGCTGCATTCGAGCAATCACGGATCGAAGGGGAACTATTCCTTCTACAGCAATCCCGAGGTGGATGCCCTGCTCGCCGAGGCACGGGTGGAGACGAACTGGGATAAACGCATCGAGCTCTACCGCAAGGCGGAGCAGCTCATTGTGGAGGATGCGCCGTGGGTATTCCTCTTCCACTACTCCACAAGCCTTCTTGGGCAGGAATGGGTGAAGAACATGCACCTGCCTGCCATGGGTGACTACTCGACGCCGCTCTATAATGTGTGGGTGACGAAGAAATAG
- a CDS encoding TIGR02757 family protein produces the protein MLLPLRCRTCFDALYETYASPRYLDPDPVLFLHRYDTPEDVEVAGLLAACFAYGKVRQIQRSVEILLNILGPEPSSRLVGMPEEEFVASSFPLRHRFTDPEETVALLRAIRLALRRYGGLESLFREGMNVPMEGERKIFHANRSIRALRGVTSFVRVLTQLGAVPPGRNRSSLLASPEKGSACKRLFLFLKWMVRRDAIDPGRWTCLHPSELVLPLDTHMFALCSAWGFCERRHPDLAAALEATRVFREINPEDPLRYDFVLTRFGIRPELSMEELCRKIPDESNEGK, from the coding sequence TTGTTGCTTCCGCTGCGATGTCGCACGTGTTTCGATGCTCTCTACGAAACCTATGCTTCTCCTCGTTATCTGGATCCGGATCCGGTCCTTTTTCTTCACCGGTATGATACGCCGGAAGATGTGGAGGTCGCGGGTCTTCTGGCGGCATGTTTCGCCTACGGTAAGGTCCGTCAGATCCAAAGGAGCGTCGAAATTCTTCTGAACATTCTCGGTCCGGAACCGTCCAGCAGGCTTGTCGGAATGCCGGAGGAAGAATTCGTCGCCTCGTCGTTTCCGCTGCGTCACCGTTTTACAGACCCGGAGGAGACGGTGGCGTTGCTCCGGGCCATTCGTCTGGCGCTGCGGCGGTATGGTGGACTGGAGTCCCTTTTTCGCGAGGGAATGAACGTTCCCATGGAGGGGGAAAGAAAAATTTTTCATGCGAACCGTTCCATTCGTGCGCTGCGGGGGGTGACCTCTTTCGTGCGGGTGCTGACGCAACTTGGCGCCGTGCCTCCGGGAAGAAACCGGAGCAGTCTTCTGGCTTCGCCGGAAAAGGGGAGTGCCTGCAAACGCCTGTTCCTTTTCCTCAAGTGGATGGTCCGTCGCGATGCCATAGATCCAGGGAGATGGACGTGCCTGCATCCCTCCGAGCTGGTTTTACCGCTGGACACGCACATGTTCGCTCTCTGTTCGGCCTGGGGTTTCTGCGAGAGACGTCACCCGGATCTTGCCGCCGCGCTGGAGGCCACGCGGGTTTTCCGGGAGATCAATCCCGAGGATCCTCTTCGGTATGATTTCGTGCTCACCCGTTTCGGCATTCGTCCCGAATTGTCTATGGAAGAACTCTGCCGCAAGATTCCCGACGAGAGCAACGAAGGGAAATAG
- a CDS encoding NAD(P)/FAD-dependent oxidoreductase, with protein sequence MAEKRYDVIIVGAGPAGLFAALELTEKGASVLVVDKGRSLEGRKCPLKNGAVGQCIHCSPCSVICGWGGAGAFSDGKLTLTPEFGGNLERYVGRHVLEQLIPEVDAIWVHYGADTPVFEPDAAFAGEVVKKGRFAGLQVIPAKIRHIGTDRSQEVLAAVREALASRCDVLLETEVASILSDDGAVKGIRLVDGREIPSRFVLVCPGREGAHWMERVARELRLHVDSLPVDIGVRVEIPREWADGLTEQFYEVKALFNAPTFDDRVRTFCMCPGGEVVTEYQSDGKVVVVNGHSNRETKTENTNFAILVSTDFTEPFHDPNGYGTHIARLANMLGGTVLVQRLGDLRAGRRSTAERIRRGLVRPTLAEAEPGDLSFVLPYRHLTDILEMLHALDTIMPGINGPHTLLYGVEVKFYSLRLGLDETLQTSISGLYAAGDGAGVTRGVIQASASGLVAARSILRAAEPFSPQGQ encoded by the coding sequence GTGGCGGAAAAGCGATACGATGTGATCATTGTTGGTGCAGGTCCTGCGGGACTTTTCGCCGCTCTGGAACTGACGGAAAAAGGTGCTTCGGTTCTCGTCGTGGACAAGGGGCGTTCCCTGGAGGGGCGGAAATGTCCGCTCAAGAACGGGGCGGTGGGGCAATGCATCCATTGCTCTCCCTGTAGTGTCATCTGCGGGTGGGGGGGAGCCGGAGCATTCAGCGACGGAAAGCTCACGCTGACTCCGGAATTCGGAGGCAACCTCGAGCGCTATGTGGGAAGGCATGTCCTCGAACAGCTTATCCCGGAAGTGGATGCGATCTGGGTTCACTACGGCGCGGACACGCCCGTCTTCGAGCCCGATGCCGCCTTCGCCGGAGAGGTGGTCAAAAAGGGGCGTTTTGCGGGGCTTCAGGTCATCCCCGCAAAAATCCGCCATATCGGAACGGATCGTTCCCAGGAGGTTCTCGCCGCCGTCCGGGAGGCGCTTGCATCACGCTGTGACGTACTGCTCGAGACGGAAGTCGCGTCGATCCTCTCCGACGACGGTGCGGTGAAAGGGATTCGCCTGGTGGATGGCCGGGAGATTCCATCCCGATTCGTGCTCGTCTGTCCCGGAAGGGAAGGTGCCCACTGGATGGAGCGCGTTGCGAGAGAACTCCGGTTGCACGTGGACTCCCTTCCAGTGGATATCGGTGTACGGGTCGAAATTCCCCGGGAGTGGGCGGACGGTCTCACCGAGCAGTTCTACGAAGTGAAGGCGCTCTTCAACGCGCCTACGTTCGACGATCGGGTCCGCACGTTCTGCATGTGTCCGGGAGGCGAGGTGGTCACGGAATATCAGAGCGACGGCAAGGTGGTGGTCGTCAACGGGCACAGCAACAGAGAGACGAAGACGGAGAACACCAATTTCGCCATTCTCGTGAGCACCGACTTCACCGAACCGTTCCACGATCCCAATGGGTATGGCACGCACATTGCGCGGCTGGCGAACATGCTCGGAGGAACGGTACTGGTTCAGCGTCTCGGGGATCTTCGGGCGGGCCGGCGTTCAACGGCGGAGCGGATCCGAAGGGGACTGGTCCGCCCGACCCTGGCGGAGGCGGAGCCGGGAGATCTCTCCTTTGTGCTTCCTTATCGCCACCTCACGGACATTCTCGAGATGCTTCACGCCCTGGACACCATCATGCCCGGCATCAATGGCCCTCATACGCTCCTCTATGGGGTCGAGGTAAAATTCTACAGCCTCCGTCTCGGATTGGACGAAACATTGCAAACCTCCATTTCCGGGCTCTACGCCGCTGGAGACGGGGCCGGAGTGACGAGGGGCGTGATTCAGGCATCCGCGAGCGGCCTCGTGGCAGCCCGCTCCATCCTGAGGGCTGCGGAACCTTTTTCTCCGCAGGGACAGTGA
- a CDS encoding ABC transporter ATP-binding protein, translating to MPLLEVKGLKTYFDTDRGVIRAVDGVSLSIEAGQTLGVVGESGCGKSVTALSILRLVHKPVGRIAGGEILFDGKNLLTLSEQEMRSVRGNRISMIFQEPMTSLNPVYTVGEQIMEPLMQHQRLDKNKARKKAEEMLDLVGIPGATRRLDEYPHQFSGGQRQRIMIAMALACNPGLLIADEPTTALDVTVQAQILDLMNDLKKEFGSSILLITHALGVIAETAQRVVVMYAARVVEEADVEALFHKPLHPYTKGLLHSIPRLDEDRERLDVIPGVVPNPLDFPEGCRFHNRCSFCFEKCRMQEPPLFLLKGGRSVRCWLCANDPDKVGERHD from the coding sequence ATGCCCTTGCTGGAAGTGAAAGGACTCAAAACCTATTTCGACACGGATCGCGGCGTGATCAGGGCTGTGGACGGCGTCTCCCTGAGCATCGAAGCGGGACAGACCCTGGGTGTGGTTGGAGAGTCCGGATGTGGAAAGAGTGTTACGGCTCTCTCCATCCTGCGATTGGTGCACAAGCCCGTGGGAAGGATCGCCGGTGGGGAGATCCTCTTCGACGGCAAAAATCTCCTGACTCTTTCCGAGCAGGAGATGCGCTCCGTGAGAGGAAACAGGATCTCCATGATTTTCCAGGAACCCATGACGAGCCTCAATCCCGTCTATACCGTGGGGGAGCAGATCATGGAACCCCTCATGCAGCATCAACGGCTGGATAAAAACAAGGCTCGGAAAAAAGCTGAGGAAATGCTCGATCTGGTGGGTATTCCGGGGGCGACGCGTCGTCTCGATGAATATCCACATCAATTTTCCGGTGGACAGCGGCAGCGCATCATGATCGCCATGGCTCTCGCCTGCAATCCCGGATTGCTCATCGCCGACGAGCCCACCACGGCGTTGGATGTGACGGTTCAGGCACAGATTCTGGATCTAATGAACGATCTGAAGAAGGAGTTCGGCTCGTCGATCCTTCTCATCACCCACGCCCTGGGGGTCATCGCCGAGACGGCCCAGCGCGTTGTGGTCATGTACGCGGCCCGGGTGGTGGAGGAGGCGGACGTGGAAGCGCTCTTCCACAAGCCCCTGCATCCTTACACGAAGGGACTCTTGCACTCCATTCCCCGTCTCGATGAGGACCGGGAACGTTTGGACGTCATTCCTGGTGTTGTGCCGAATCCCCTGGATTTTCCCGAAGGGTGCCGTTTCCATAACAGATGTTCCTTCTGCTTCGAAAAATGTCGCATGCAGGAGCCTCCGCTCTTTCTTCTGAAGGGAGGACGTTCGGTGCGGTGTTGGCTTTGCGCGAACGATCCGGACAAGGTGG
- a CDS encoding SIR2 family NAD-dependent protein deacylase — MPQAFDEQVTRCAAMLEQAQNVVLLSGAGMSTSAGIPDFRGPNGLYRTAGIADPERIFDLSEFSRNPTLFYRFHRAFLTLLDTVRPTFAHRFFAALEQKGILKGIVTQNIDGLHQRAGSSHVLEIHGGIETSTCVRCSRTYSREETTRKAFETDIPRCDFCGGVLKPDIVFFSEQVRHLEECVHLVKTSDLLFVVGSSLTVTPAALLPAYAGRDIVVVNRGSLSFDYLPKRRISLLVEEDIDAFFKAVDTRFSLVSENGT; from the coding sequence ATGCCGCAAGCTTTTGATGAACAGGTGACGCGCTGCGCCGCAATGCTCGAACAGGCCCAAAATGTTGTCCTCCTCAGCGGAGCGGGCATGTCCACAAGCGCGGGCATCCCCGATTTCCGAGGTCCGAACGGACTCTATCGAACCGCGGGAATCGCCGACCCCGAGCGCATTTTCGATCTCTCGGAATTCTCTCGAAACCCCACACTCTTCTATCGCTTTCACAGGGCGTTCCTCACTCTTCTCGATACCGTCCGACCCACGTTCGCACACCGCTTCTTCGCGGCCCTTGAACAGAAAGGAATCCTCAAGGGCATCGTGACCCAGAACATCGACGGCCTCCATCAACGGGCAGGATCATCCCACGTGCTGGAAATTCACGGCGGGATCGAAACAAGCACCTGCGTCCGGTGCTCCCGAACCTATTCCCGCGAGGAGACAACAAGGAAGGCCTTCGAAACGGACATCCCCCGCTGCGATTTCTGCGGAGGTGTACTCAAACCGGATATTGTCTTTTTCAGCGAACAGGTACGACACCTGGAGGAGTGTGTACACCTGGTAAAAACCTCGGACCTGCTCTTCGTGGTCGGTTCATCTCTGACGGTCACCCCTGCGGCGCTTCTCCCCGCTTATGCCGGAAGGGATATTGTCGTGGTCAATAGAGGGTCTCTTTCCTTCGACTACCTTCCCAAGAGGCGAATCTCCCTCCTGGTGGAAGAGGATATCGATGCCTTTTTCAAGGCGGTGGACACACGATTTTCTCTCGTTTCCGAAAACGGGACGTGA
- a CDS encoding DUF2400 family protein, protein MLLPLRCRTCFDALYETYASPRYLDPDPVLFLHRYDTPEDVEVAGLLAACFAYGKVRQIQRSVEIPDFAGFETGSLANTGKCILGGHYTAPLFNSVKRGAVV, encoded by the coding sequence TTGTTGCTTCCGCTGCGATGTCGCACGTGTTTCGATGCTCTCTACGAAACCTATGCTTCTCCTCGTTATCTGGATCCGGATCCGGTCCTTTTTCTTCACCGGTATGATACGCCGGAAGATGTGGAGGTCGCGGGTCTTCTGGCGGCATGTTTCGCCTACGGTAAGGTCCGTCAGATCCAAAGGAGCGTCGAAATTCCCGACTTCGCCGGGTTTGAAACGGGAAGCCTTGCAAACACCGGAAAGTGCATCTTGGGTGGGCACTACACAGCCCCTCTTTTCAATTCTGTGAAAAGAGGGGCTGTCGTTTGA
- a CDS encoding flavin reductase family protein, which yields METTLDVRALFKLSYGLYIVGATWEGKCNGQIANAVMQITAEPICVTTCLHRNNLTTEFIRQSGVFSVSVLEQDVPMPFIGNFGFKCGRDIDKFCNVQYRPAPLGSPFILDWTVAVLEAKVIAVQEVHTHILFVGEVASAEVVKEGDPLTYADYHRLKKGKSHKNSPTSVFNDVKGL from the coding sequence ATGGAGACGACGTTGGATGTGAGAGCGCTTTTCAAACTCAGCTATGGGTTGTACATCGTGGGAGCCACCTGGGAGGGGAAATGTAACGGACAGATCGCCAATGCGGTCATGCAAATCACCGCAGAGCCCATCTGTGTCACGACCTGTCTTCACAGGAACAATCTCACCACGGAGTTCATCCGGCAAAGCGGCGTGTTTTCCGTGTCCGTCCTGGAGCAGGATGTGCCCATGCCGTTCATCGGGAATTTTGGTTTCAAGTGTGGCAGAGACATCGATAAGTTCTGCAATGTTCAGTACCGACCGGCGCCTCTCGGTTCCCCCTTCATCCTCGACTGGACGGTGGCGGTGCTGGAGGCAAAGGTCATCGCCGTTCAGGAGGTACATACGCATATCCTCTTCGTGGGTGAGGTTGCGAGCGCCGAAGTCGTCAAAGAAGGCGACCCCCTCACCTATGCGGATTACCATCGTCTCAAGAAGGGCAAGTCCCACAAGAATTCGCCCACATCCGTCTTCAACGATGTGAAGGGGCTCTGA
- a CDS encoding helix-turn-helix domain-containing protein — translation MSRHHLARDEREIIVIGLRIGVSPQEIASRIGRSRSAIRREIPRRRRRP, via the coding sequence ATGAGCCGCCACCATCTTGCCAGAGACGAGCGCGAGATCATCGTCATCGGCCTGCGAATCGGAGTATCCCCGCAGGAGATCGCTTCCCGGATCGGGCGTTCCAGGAGCGCCATCCGCCGGGAGATTCCGCGCAGGCGGCGGCGCCCGTGA